A region of the Vibrio rumoiensis genome:
TGCCGGCAAAAGTACAATTGGTAGACATCTAGCTCAACAGCTGCACATGGAGTTCTTAGATTCTGATACGGTTATTGAACAAAGAACTGGTGCAGATATCAGTTGGGTATTTGATGTTGAAGGTGAAAAAGGTTTCCGCGTTCGCGAAGAAGCTGTCATCAATGACTTAACTCAAGAACAAGGTATCGTATTAGCGACTGGTGGTGGCTCAATTATGAGCAAAGACAATCGCAATTACCTATCTGCTCGAGGTCTTGTTGTTTATCTTGAAACTACCATCGAAAAGCAACTCGCTCGTACCAATCGAGATAAGAAACGTCCTTTATTACAGACGGGTGAGCCGCGTGAGGTGCTAGAAGCACTAGCCGCTGAACGTAACGCTCTCTATGAGGAAATCGCGGATTACACTGTGCGCACTGATGATCAAAGCGCAAAAGTAGTCGCAAATCTTATTGTTAAGATGTTAGAAGAAAATTAGTCGATAGCTTAGGAGACCCAAACCATGGAACGGATTAATGTGGATCTTGCTGAGCGAAGCTATCCCATCTCGATTGGCGCTGGATTATTAACTGATCCAGCGCTTTTCTCTCATCTAAAAGCC
Encoded here:
- the aroK gene encoding shikimate kinase AroK, whose translation is MAEKRNIFLVGPMGAGKSTIGRHLAQQLHMEFLDSDTVIEQRTGADISWVFDVEGEKGFRVREEAVINDLTQEQGIVLATGGGSIMSKDNRNYLSARGLVVYLETTIEKQLARTNRDKKRPLLQTGEPREVLEALAAERNALYEEIADYTVRTDDQSAKVVANLIVKMLEEN